From a region of the Gossypium raimondii isolate GPD5lz chromosome 10, ASM2569854v1, whole genome shotgun sequence genome:
- the LOC105777141 gene encoding uncharacterized protein LOC105777141 gives MRSVYVAVVVVCIMCEMFILGLTNYVPEVEFEFKKESSMEVEHNYERIGEVKKHCKSVLSSASEFKAEDNRIADIKEELNFGYGDWWQDVGDAPIMPFDDRDIPKNLSQPPSNISSFWITNVDHKHRTKKYVSVSGILMLGITLDTSFAERPYKGSPRFQIWPAHTQLAISFEGIYMENKRNGGERVMCLLGDAMLPSRESDSSNPWEWVKDSDQNNNQVPLLQDDQILLVLRYPLTHTLTNKVIRGELKSLNPKSNAKYFDQVHILGQMLKSTKYEFGSEKIVSKACDPYPYRDNLMSSGISVYKGGSFCAILEKVTNSGPFTVVPNWKCDGADDYCSKLGPFVSDQEIKATNGSFKDVMLYMQDVRCKPTSGHRNDSVARVAAVFRATPASEDQYRVQWRSGLSNMTLAAEGIWNSSSGQLCMVGCLGIVDAEGSSCNSRICLYVPLSFSLKQRSIIFGSISSIDRSNKQYYPLSFERLVRPSELWNYFRVSHPYYSYSKIQSAGAILEKNEPFSFGTLVKKSLLQFPKLDDTDDFLSSLSFLAEDLTLQISAVPDPFSNSHPPRVDIQMDIFSIGPLFGRYWYSRNVTTAGETPYRTKAEYTEKQLLLNVSAQLTIIGKDYSNFSVLFLEGLYDPHFGRMYLVGCRDVRASWKILSQTIDLESGLDCLIEVIVSYPPTTARWLFNPTARISISSQRPEDDPLYFGMIKLQTLPIMYRKQREDILSRRGIEGILCVLTLSFAVACISSQLFYLNQDVDSSPFISLVMLGVQALGYSLPLITGAEALFKREASDSYEMQSYDLEKSQWLNLIDYTVKLLVLVMFLLTLRLCQKVWKSRIRLLSRSPLESHRVPSDKRVLIATLTIHGIGYIIVLIIHAVKTRQMPLQTDRFIDSRGRSRTLREWQIELEEYIGLVQDFFLLPQVIGNLMWQTDCKPLRKLYFIGITVVRLLPHLYDYIRAPVPNPYFAEEYEFVNPTLDFFSNFGDVAIPITAVLLAAVAYCQQRWNYDQLSQILTFRQCRLLPARSRAYERLSSKPFEAELASDVNQSTSNKLEDEDDEE, from the coding sequence ATGAGGAGTGTATATGTGgctgttgttgttgtttgtaTAATGTGCGAGATGTTTATCTTAGGGTTGACAAATTATGTTCCAGAAGTGGAGTTTGAGTTTAAAAAAGAATCTTCTATGGAAGTGGAACACAATTATGAAAGAATTGGTGAGGTAAAGAAACATTGTAAATCAGTTCTATCATCAGCTTCTGAATTCAAAGCTGAAGATAATAGGATAGCTGATATAAAAGAGGAGCTCAATTTCGGGTATGGGGATTGGTGGCAGGATGTTGGTGATGCTCCTATTATGCCATTTGATGATAGAGATATCCCTAAGAATTTGTCACAGCCTCCCTCTAATATATCTTCTTTCTGGATCACAAATGTCGATCACAAACATCGGACTAAGAAGTATGTAAGTGTCAGTGGCATTTTGATGTTGGGCATAACACTGGATACTTCATTTGCGGAGAGGCCATACAAGGGTAGTCCTCGATTTCAGATATGGCCTGCTCATACTCAGCTTGCGATTTCATTCGAAGGGATTTATATGGAAAACAAACGGAATGGTGGAGAAAGAGTGATGTGTTTGTTAGGGGATGCAATGTTGCCATCTCGGGAGTCTGACTCGAGCAATCCATGGGAATGGGTGAAGGACTCTGATCAAAACAACAACCAGGTACCCCTTTTGCAAGATGATCAAATATTGCTTGTTCTTCGCTACCCCTTGACACATACTTTGACAAATAAGGTGATACGAGGGGAGTTGAAAAGTTTAAATCCAAAGTCAAATGCTAAGTACTTTGATCAGGTTCACATTTTGGGACAGATGCTCAAGTCgacaaaatatgaatttgggtCTGAGAAGATTGTATCCAAGGCATGTGATCCTTATCCATATCGAGATAACTTGATGAGTTCTGGCATCAGTGTTTACAAAGGAGGTAGTTTCTGTGCAATTCTTGAGAAAGTTACTAATAGTGGACCTTTCACTGTTGTGCCAAACTGGAAATGCGACGGCGCAGACGACTACTGTAGTAAGCTGGGTCCTTTTGTATCAGATCAAgagattaaagccacaaatgGGAGCTTCAAGGATGTCATGCTTTACATGCAGGATGTCAGGTGCAAGCCAACTAGTGGGCATCGAAATGATAGTGTGGCAAGAGTTGCTGCAGTTTTTCGGGCCACTCCTGCATCGGAGGATCAGTATAGAGTGCAATGGAGGTCTGGGCTTAGCAACATGACTCTAGCTGCTGAAGGAATCTGGAATTCTTCCAGCGGGCAGCTTTGCATGGTTGGTTGTCTTGGCATAGTAGATGCAGAAGGGAGTAGCTGTAACTCTCGTATATGTTTGTATGTTCCTCTGTCGTTCTCCTTAAAGCAGCGAAGCATTATTTTTGGGAGTATTTCGAGTATTGATAGAAGTAATAAGCAATACTACCCTTTATCATTTGAAAGGTTAGTGAGGCCCTCAGAGCTGTGGAATTATTTCAGAGTGTCACATCCTTATTATAGTTACTCAAAAATCCAATCAGCTGGTGCAATCCTAGAAAAAAATGAGCCCTTCAGTTTTGGAACTCTTGTCAAGAAATCCTTGCTGCAATTTCCTAAACTAGACGACACTGATGACTTTTTGTCCAGCCTTTCTTTTCTTGCAGAAGATCTGACCCTTCAAATCTCTGCTGTTCCTGatcctttttcaaattctcaTCCTCCGAGAGTTGATATTCAGATGGATATTTTCTCAATTGGTCCTTTGTTCGGGCGCTATTGGTATTCAAGAAATGTGACAACTGCAGGAGAGACACCTTACCGCACTAAAGCTGAATACACCGAAAAGCAGCTCCTTTTGAATGTATCAGCTCAACTAACCATTATTGGAAAAGATTATAGCaatttttctgttctttttctgGAGGGTCTTTATGATCCGCATTTTGGAAGGATGTATCTTGTTGGCTGCAGGGATGTTCGAGCTTCATGGAAGATCTTATCTCAGACCATTGATCTAGAATCGGGGTTGGATTGCTTGATCGAAGTCATAGTGTCTTACCCACCAACTACTGCACGGTGGTTGTTCAACCCAACTGCAAGAATCTCCATATCTAGTCAGAGACCTGAAGATGACCCACTATATTTTGGAATGATTAAGCTTCAGACTCTGCCAATTATGTACAGGAAGCAGAGGGAAGATATTCTCTCTCGGCGGGGTATTGAGGGAATCCTCTGTGTTTTGACTCTTTCATTTGCAGTTGCTTGCATTTCTAGTCAGCTGTTTTACCTCAATCAGGATGTTGATTCCTCTCCTTTTATTTCCCTTGTTATGCTGGGTGTCCAAGCCCTTGGGTATAGTCTTCCTCTTATTACTGGTGCCGAAGCTCTCTTTAAAAGAGAGGCTTCTGATTCTTATGAAATGCAATCTTATGACCTTGAGAAGAGTCAGTGGCTGAATTTGATTGATTACACGGTGAAGCTTCTCGTGCTGGTGATGTTCCTTTTGACTCTGAGGCTCTGCCAGAAGGTGTGGAAATCTCGGATCAGATTACTTTCACGATCCCCACTTGAATCACATCGTGTCCCAAGTGACAAGCGAGTACTTATTGCAACCCTTACCATACATGGCATTGGGTACATAATTGTTCTGATCATTCATGCTGTTAAAACCAGACAGATGCCGCTTCAAACCGATAGGTTTATAGATTCAAGGGGCCGTTCCCGAACACTACGGGAATGGCAAATTGAACTAGAGGAGTATATTGGCCTGGTTCAAGATTTCTTCTTGCTCCCCCAAGTCATTGGTAACTTGATGTGGCAAACCGATTGTAAACCTCTGAGGAAACTCTATTTCATTGGGATTACAGTGGTCAGACTTCTCCCTCATTTATACGACTATATAAGAGCTCCAGTTCCCAATCCTTACTTTGCAGAGGAGTACGAGTTTGTAAATCCGACATTGGACTTCTTCTCAAATTTTGGGGATGTTGCCATTCCCATCACAGCAGTTTTGCTTGCTGCAGTCGCCTATTGTCAGCAAAGGTGGAACTATGATCAGCTTAGCCAGATTCTGACCTTCAGGCAATGTAGGCTTCTTCCTGCAAGATCAAGAGCTTATGAGAGGTTGTCTTCCAAGCCTTTTGAAGCTGAGCTTGCCTCTGATGTTAACCAGAGTACCTCAAATAAGCTAGAGGATGAGGATGATGAAGAATAG
- the LOC105777037 gene encoding putative disease resistance protein At1g50180: MVIIYVIMDEYVLHVGNRHHRHGFKAFLAKIDCLVKGVKRRHEIASEFQDIKTRVREIRERSEPCSFNTFGGSAEDKTWRDPRMGLHFVDNDALVGIDSLRKNLGREPIHGESNRTAISVVGMGGIGKTTLAKKVADEQIATGHFDCHAWITVLMIQGEGSTKDHDKAICKSRKKPYPSEVNAMDGEELIEKCRNFLQEKSILLCSMM; the protein is encoded by the coding sequence ATGGTTATTATATACGTAATAATGGATGAGTACGTGCTTCATGTGGGAAACCGCCACCACCGGCATGGATTCAAAGCTTTCCTTGCAAAAATAGATTGTCTAGTAAAGGGTGTGAAGAGACGCCATGAAATAGCTTCAGAGTTTCAAGATATCAAGACACGGGTACGTGAAATCCGGGAAAGGAGCGAGCCTTGCAGCTTCAACACCTTTGGAGGTAGTGCCGAGGATAAAACTTGGCGTGACCCTCGAATGGGGCTCCATTTCGTCGACAACGATGCACTTGTGGGGATTGATTCTTTGAGAAAAAATTTGGGAAGAGAACCGATACATGGTGAATCTAATCGTACTGCGATTTCAGTGGTGGGCATGGGAGGAATTGGCAAGACAACTCTGGCCAAGAAAGTTGCTGACGAACAGATCGCCACAGGGCACTTTGACTGCCATGCTTGGATTACTGTCTTAATGATACAAGGTGAGGGATCTACTAAAGACCATGATAAGGCAATTTGTAAGTCTAGGAAAAAGCCTTATCCCAGTGAGGTTAATGCAATGGACGGGGAAGAGCTGATTGAAAAATGCAGAAACTTTCTGCAGGAGAAGAGTATTTTGTTGTGTTCGATGATGTAA
- the LOC105777036 gene encoding molybdate transporter 2 has translation MEQQSPPASSSTTVTSTTPLLPQNHPWWHRHFHMNNSLSSELSGAVGDLGTFIPIVLTLTLVSHLDLSTTLIFTALYNITTGLLFHIPMPVQPMKSIAAVAVSETPHLTTSQIATAGASTAAVLFFLGATGLMSTLYRLLPLPVVRGIQLSQGLSFAFSAIKYIRYNQDFVASKATTPRAWLGLDGLVVALSSLLFLVIFTGSGDHYDRNGSDDDQPRRRNSKRLRILGSIPAALIVFLLGLVLCFIRDPSIFGDIKFGPSKIGFLSITWNDWKVGFLKGAVPQIPLSVLNSVIAVCKLSGDLFPDRELSAAKVSVSVGVMNLVGCWFGAMPVCHGAGGLAGQYRFGARSGWSVVYLGIGKLIIGLVFGNSFVRILNQFPIGILGVLLLFAGIELAMASRDMNSKEESFVMLVCAAVSLTGSSAALGFVCGILLFLLLKLRKMEYSGSNPGFSKFKFDSTVDAETSSIP, from the coding sequence ATGGAGCAACAATCTCCTCCCGCCTCCTCCTCCACAACCGTCACCAGCACCACTCCTCTCCTCCCCCAAAACCACCCATGGTGGCATCGTCATTTCCACATGAATAATTCCCTCTCCTCCGAACTATCAGGAGCAGTGGGAGACTTGGGCACTTTCATCCCAATTGTCCTAACTCTCACCTTGGTTTCCCACTTAGACCTCTCCACAACTCTAATCTTCACTGCCCTTTACAACATAACCACTGGCCTACTCTTCCACATCCCCATGCCTGTCCAACCCATGAAATCCATAGCTGCCGTTGCCGTCTCCGAAACCCCTCACCTTACCACCTCCCAAATCGCCACCGCTGGTGCCTCTACTGCCGCCGTCCTCTTCTTTCTCGGGGCTACCGGTCTGATGTCGACCCTTTACCGTCTCCTCCCTCTCCCTGTTGTCCGCGGGATCCAGCTCTCTCAAGGCCTCTCCTTTGCCTTCTCAGCCATCAAGTACATCCGTTACAATCAAGATTTCGTAGCTTCTAAAGCTACCACCCCACGGGCATGGTTGGGCCTTGATGGTCTTGTTGTGGCCCTTTCAAGTCTCCTCTTTTTAGTCATCTTCACCGGCTCCGGGGATCATTATGATAGAAATGGATCTGATGACGACCAACCTCGTCGCAGAAACTCAAAGAGGTTGAGAATTTTGGGTTCAATTCCGGCTGCTTTGATAGTGTTCCTACTTGGAttggttttatgttttatacgtgatccttcaatttttggtGATATTAAGTTCGGCCCATCAAAAATTGGATTTTTGAGTATAACTTGGAATGATTGGAAAGTTGGGTTTTTGAAAGGAGCAGTGCCACAAATTCCACTGTCTGTATTGAACTCAGTTATTGCAGTTTGTAAGTTGTCTGGTGATTTGTTTCCAGACAGAGAGCTGTCTGCTGCCAAGGTTTCAGTTAGTGTAGGGGTTATGAATTTGGTGGGGTGTTGGTTTGGGGCAATGCCAGTGTGTCATGGTGCAGGTGGGTTAGCTGGTCAGTATAGGTTTGGGGCAAGGAGTGGATGGTCGGTGGTATATTTGGGGATAGGGAAGTTGATAATTGGCTTGGTATTTGGGAACTCCTTTGTTAGGATTTTGAATCAGTTTCCTATAGGGATTCTTGGAGTTCTTTTATTATTTGCCGGCATTGAGTTGGCTATGGCCTCGAGGGATATGAACTCAAAGGAGGAGTCTTTTGTCATGTTGGTTTGTGCTGCTGTATCTTTGACAGGTTCTAGTGCTGCATTGGGGTTCGTGTGTGGGATTTTGCTGTTTTTGTTGCTGAAGCTAAGAAAAATGGAGTATTCTGGTTCTAATCCTGGTTTTAGCAAATTCAAGTTTGACTCTACCGTTGATGCCGAAACTAGTTCAATTCCTTAA